A portion of the Adhaeribacter radiodurans genome contains these proteins:
- a CDS encoding efflux RND transporter permease subunit, which translates to MNKFISGLVAFSLKNRPFIFFATAVLAIAGFYSFQKTPIEAFPDVTNTQIIVVTEWNGRSAEEIERFVTTPIEIAMNSVQRKTNVRSISMFGLSVMKIIFDDDVDDFFARQQVNNLLANVSLPDGVDPVVQPPYGPTGEIFRYTLESKQRNSRDLLTYQNWVVDRQLRSLPGVADIVTFGGEEKTYEVSVNPSLLAKYNITPLEVFNAVSKSNINVGGDVIEKNGQAYVVRGVGLLNSMTDIETIIVDNINGTPIMVRNVADVREAAAPRVGQAGKGTNDDVVEGIVVMRKGENPTEVLARVKDKIKELNSDVLPADVKIATFYDRDNLMAFCTETVMHNLAEGIILVTVVVFIFMADWRTTLIVSIIIPLALLFAFICMRIKGMSANLLSLGAVDFGIIIDGAVVMVEGLFVVLDRKAREVGMDKFNRLSKLGLIKKTGSEMAKAIFFSKLIIITALLPIFSFEKVEGKMFSPLAFTLGFALLGALLFTLTLVPVLASILLNKNVREKHNPIVLYLERGVTKCFNFTYRFKKASIGVALVILALSMFSFKFLGSEFLPQLNEGSLWVEAKLPMSNSLPETVAMVSKIRHKIRQFPEVQDVLSQTGRSNDGTDPSGFYYVQCQVNLYPKKAWKRHITQDQLIEQIDAQLRQYPGIVYNYSQPIIDNVAEAVAGINASLAVKIFGSDLEELDHKADEVLKVLQKVPGVKDLGVLRNIGQPELAIVLNEEKMATYGVQKADAQAVIEMAIGGKAATQLFENEKKFDVRIRYPKQYRTDETDIGDLKVPTIHGSKIPLREIADIKSNTGAAFIYRDNNQRFVAIKFSIRERDLGSTIKEAQQKVQNVVKLSKGYHIQWSGEFENQVRATHRLTQVVPVSLLIIFLILFIMFSNMLDAALVLLNVPFALIGGILALHVTGTVFSISAGIGFIALFGLCVQNGVILISVFKKNIKDKLPLGQAIYEGVRARTRPVVMTALMAMIGLMPAAISTGIGSETQKPLAIVVIGGLISGTILTLLIFPLIFDIVYNRKQQRLEKKQRRLVTA; encoded by the coding sequence ATGAATAAATTTATCTCCGGGCTGGTGGCCTTTTCTTTAAAAAACCGGCCTTTTATTTTCTTTGCTACCGCTGTTTTAGCGATAGCAGGTTTTTACTCTTTTCAGAAAACTCCCATTGAAGCCTTTCCGGATGTAACCAACACGCAAATTATTGTAGTTACCGAATGGAATGGCCGCAGCGCCGAAGAAATAGAGCGTTTTGTTACCACTCCCATCGAAATTGCCATGAACTCGGTGCAGCGCAAAACTAATGTGCGCTCTATTTCCATGTTTGGATTATCGGTAATGAAAATTATTTTCGACGACGATGTAGATGATTTTTTCGCCCGGCAACAGGTAAACAATTTATTAGCCAACGTATCACTGCCAGATGGAGTTGATCCCGTGGTACAGCCGCCTTACGGACCTACCGGTGAAATTTTCCGGTATACCCTAGAAAGCAAACAACGTAATTCGCGCGATTTACTAACCTACCAGAATTGGGTAGTAGACCGCCAGTTGCGCAGCTTGCCCGGGGTAGCCGATATAGTAACTTTTGGTGGCGAAGAAAAAACCTACGAGGTAAGCGTTAATCCTTCTTTACTGGCTAAATACAACATTACTCCCCTGGAAGTATTTAACGCTGTTTCTAAAAGTAATATAAACGTGGGGGGCGATGTAATTGAAAAAAACGGTCAGGCATACGTAGTGCGCGGAGTAGGTTTGCTCAACAGCATGACCGACATTGAAACAATTATCGTCGATAATATTAATGGCACGCCCATTATGGTTAGGAACGTAGCCGATGTGCGGGAAGCCGCTGCGCCCCGGGTGGGCCAGGCGGGCAAAGGTACCAACGACGACGTTGTGGAAGGAATTGTAGTAATGCGGAAAGGTGAAAACCCCACCGAGGTTTTAGCCCGGGTTAAAGATAAAATTAAAGAACTCAACTCCGATGTGTTACCGGCCGATGTAAAAATAGCAACTTTCTACGACCGCGATAACCTAATGGCCTTTTGCACCGAAACCGTAATGCACAATTTGGCCGAAGGTATTATTCTGGTAACCGTAGTTGTATTCATTTTCATGGCCGATTGGCGCACTACGCTTATTGTATCCATTATTATTCCTTTAGCACTGCTATTTGCTTTTATATGCATGCGCATTAAGGGCATGTCGGCCAATTTACTATCACTGGGGGCAGTAGATTTCGGGATAATTATAGATGGTGCGGTAGTAATGGTAGAAGGCTTATTTGTGGTACTCGACCGTAAGGCGCGCGAAGTAGGAATGGATAAATTTAATCGTTTATCTAAGCTTGGGTTGATTAAAAAAACCGGATCTGAAATGGCAAAGGCCATCTTCTTCTCCAAATTAATTATTATTACGGCCCTGCTTCCTATATTTTCCTTTGAAAAGGTAGAAGGTAAAATGTTCTCGCCGTTAGCATTTACCCTTGGTTTTGCCTTACTGGGAGCCTTATTATTTACTTTAACCTTGGTACCGGTTTTAGCCAGTATTTTGTTGAACAAAAATGTGCGCGAAAAACACAACCCTATAGTTTTATATCTGGAACGGGGGGTAACCAAATGCTTTAACTTTACCTACCGCTTTAAAAAAGCTAGCATTGGAGTTGCCTTGGTAATTTTAGCGCTTTCTATGTTTTCTTTTAAATTTTTAGGCTCGGAGTTTTTACCGCAACTCAACGAAGGCTCCTTGTGGGTAGAAGCCAAACTGCCCATGAGTAACTCTCTACCCGAAACAGTGGCCATGGTTAGTAAAATCCGGCATAAAATCCGGCAGTTCCCGGAAGTACAAGATGTGCTTTCGCAAACCGGCCGCTCCAACGATGGCACCGATCCTTCTGGGTTTTATTACGTGCAATGCCAGGTAAATCTGTATCCGAAAAAAGCATGGAAGCGCCACATAACCCAAGACCAGTTAATTGAGCAAATAGATGCGCAACTGCGGCAATACCCCGGCATTGTGTATAATTATTCGCAACCTATTATCGATAACGTGGCTGAAGCCGTTGCCGGTATAAATGCTTCTTTAGCGGTAAAAATATTTGGCTCCGATTTAGAAGAATTAGACCATAAAGCCGATGAAGTACTAAAAGTATTACAGAAGGTACCAGGAGTAAAAGACTTAGGTGTTTTGCGCAACATTGGGCAACCGGAACTCGCCATTGTTTTAAACGAAGAAAAAATGGCTACTTACGGCGTGCAAAAAGCCGATGCGCAGGCCGTAATAGAAATGGCGATTGGCGGTAAGGCAGCCACCCAGCTTTTCGAGAACGAGAAGAAATTTGATGTCCGCATTCGCTATCCCAAACAATACCGCACCGACGAAACTGACATTGGCGATTTAAAAGTACCTACCATTCACGGCAGTAAAATTCCCTTACGCGAAATTGCCGATATAAAAAGTAATACCGGCGCTGCCTTTATTTACCGCGACAACAACCAGCGCTTCGTGGCCATTAAATTTTCTATCCGGGAACGCGATTTAGGTAGTACAATTAAAGAAGCGCAGCAAAAAGTACAAAACGTGGTGAAATTATCGAAAGGTTACCACATCCAATGGAGCGGTGAGTTTGAAAACCAGGTGCGCGCCACGCACCGGCTGACGCAGGTAGTACCCGTAAGTTTGCTCATTATTTTTCTGATTCTGTTTATCATGTTTAGCAATATGCTGGATGCCGCCCTGGTGCTTTTAAATGTGCCTTTTGCCCTTATTGGCGGCATATTGGCACTGCATGTAACAGGTACGGTATTTAGTATTTCGGCCGGGATCGGTTTTATTGCGCTCTTTGGCTTGTGCGTGCAGAATGGGGTGATCTTAATTTCGGTATTCAAGAAAAATATAAAAGATAAACTTCCGCTTGGGCAGGCCATTTACGAAGGAGTTCGGGCCCGCACCCGACCCGTTGTAATGACGGCTCTTATGGCTATGATTGGTTTAATGCCGGCAGCTATATCTACAGGTATTGGTTCCGAAACGCAAAAACCTTTGGCTATTGTGGTAATTGGCGGCTTAATCAGTGGTACCATTTTAACGTTGCTCATTTTCCCGCTAATTTTTGATATAGTTTACAATCGCAAGCAACAACGTTTGGAGAAAAAACAGCGACGGTTAGTCACCGCTTAA
- a CDS encoding cryptochrome/photolyase family protein encodes MLTPPVSFFWFRRDLRLTDNAGLYHALKSGTLVIPVFIYDTDILEKLPDKQDRRVQFIQEAIKSLAENLEKLGSFLRLKQGKPLDIFTKLVQEKTITAVYANHDYEPYAQQRDAAVEEYLKTRGIPFYTFKDQVIFEKNEITKADREPYTVFTPYKKRWLNTINSFFVKAYPTEKYFHQFASINSVPLPTLTDLGFQHTDLVTPNIRVAEEIITHYHKTRDYPAQAGTSRLSVHLRFGTISIRQVVQLAQRLNATWLNELIWRDFYHMILFHFPRVVSQAFKPAYDHIPWENNEKYFAQWCTGTTGYPLVDAGMRELNATGFMHNRVRMVVASFLCKHLLIDWRWGEAYFATKLLDYDLAANNGGWQWAAGSGCDAGPYFRVFNPAAQLKKFDPGNLYVKKWVPEWESSNYNQPLIDHDFARKRAINTYKAALTDFKNGN; translated from the coding sequence ATGCTTACGCCACCTGTTTCTTTTTTTTGGTTCCGGCGCGACTTACGCTTAACCGATAATGCTGGTTTGTACCACGCATTAAAATCGGGTACATTGGTAATACCTGTATTTATATACGACACCGACATTCTGGAGAAACTTCCGGATAAGCAAGATCGTCGGGTTCAATTTATTCAGGAAGCAATCAAAAGCTTAGCCGAAAATTTAGAAAAGTTGGGCTCTTTCTTACGGCTAAAACAGGGTAAACCTCTCGATATTTTTACTAAATTAGTACAGGAAAAAACTATTACTGCCGTTTACGCCAATCATGATTACGAGCCTTATGCCCAACAGCGCGATGCAGCAGTTGAAGAGTATTTAAAAACCAGGGGAATTCCTTTTTATACTTTTAAAGACCAGGTAATTTTCGAAAAGAACGAGATTACGAAAGCCGATAGAGAACCTTACACAGTTTTTACCCCATACAAAAAACGCTGGCTAAATACTATAAACAGCTTTTTCGTTAAAGCTTATCCTACTGAAAAATACTTTCATCAATTTGCATCCATAAATTCGGTGCCTCTTCCTACTTTAACAGACTTAGGGTTTCAGCATACAGATTTAGTAACTCCGAATATAAGGGTAGCCGAAGAAATTATTACGCATTACCACAAAACCCGCGATTATCCTGCTCAAGCGGGCACTTCTAGGTTAAGCGTGCATTTGCGGTTTGGTACCATTAGTATTCGGCAAGTGGTGCAGCTCGCCCAAAGGTTAAACGCTACCTGGTTAAACGAACTTATCTGGCGCGACTTTTACCACATGATCCTGTTTCATTTTCCGCGGGTAGTTTCGCAAGCATTTAAGCCCGCTTACGATCACATTCCTTGGGAAAATAATGAAAAATATTTTGCGCAATGGTGTACCGGCACTACCGGTTATCCGTTAGTAGATGCAGGTATGCGGGAACTGAATGCCACTGGCTTTATGCACAACCGGGTACGTATGGTGGTTGCCAGTTTTCTTTGCAAACACTTGCTTATTGATTGGCGCTGGGGCGAAGCTTACTTTGCAACTAAATTGCTTGATTACGACTTGGCAGCTAATAACGGAGGTTGGCAATGGGCAGCAGGTTCCGGCTGCGATGCAGGGCCTTATTTTCGGGTATTTAACCCGGCAGCTCAGTTAAAGAAGTTTGACCCGGGGAATTTATACGTTAAAAAATGGGTACCCGAATGGGAAAGTTCCAATTACAACCAACCACTTATAGACCATGATTTTGCCCGAAAACGGGCTATAAACACTTATAAAGCGGCATTAACCGATTTTAAAAATGGTAATTGA
- a CDS encoding response regulator, producing MHILLVEDEPNVAAFIKKGLLEQAYEVEVAYDGITGKSLATQNSYDLIILDVILPNLNGIEVCKQIRVQDKKTPVLMLTALGTTSDVVTGLDAGADDYLTKPFKFRELLARVRALHRRRHVAEETEVLTIADLQLNLETKTVIRGDKPIMLTAREFTLLEHFLRNKGKVLSRLSLLENVWEVNFDLNSNVVDVYVNYLRNKIDKDFSPKLIHTVIGMGYILKDAGDL from the coding sequence ATGCATATTTTACTCGTAGAAGATGAACCTAATGTGGCCGCATTTATAAAAAAAGGTTTGCTGGAACAAGCTTACGAAGTAGAAGTGGCTTACGATGGAATTACGGGGAAAAGCTTAGCTACCCAAAACTCCTACGACTTAATAATATTAGACGTAATTTTGCCTAACCTGAACGGGATAGAAGTATGTAAACAGATTCGCGTACAGGATAAAAAAACACCTGTGTTGATGCTTACGGCCTTAGGTACCACCAGCGATGTGGTAACCGGCCTAGATGCCGGGGCAGATGATTATTTAACTAAGCCTTTTAAATTTAGGGAATTGCTGGCCCGCGTGCGGGCACTGCATCGCCGACGGCATGTAGCCGAAGAAACCGAAGTACTCACCATTGCCGATTTACAGCTTAATCTGGAAACAAAAACTGTTATCCGAGGCGACAAACCTATTATGCTTACCGCCCGCGAATTTACATTATTAGAACATTTTTTGCGGAATAAAGGCAAGGTATTGTCGCGGTTGAGTTTACTCGAAAACGTATGGGAAGTTAATTTTGATTTAAATTCTAACGTAGTAGATGTGTACGTAAATTACCTGCGTAACAAAATTGATAAAGACTTTTCGCCCAAGCTTATTCATACAGTAATTGGGATGGGGTATATACTCAAAGACGCCGGCGATTTATGA
- a CDS encoding M20/M25/M40 family metallo-hydrolase, producing the protein MNFRIKYFILISAFSYFLPGKLNAQTNINPDEVSRIVKTLSADNMRGRKALTPDIDKAATFISAEFKKAGLQTWPGLKSFEQSFPVYEINSFSSSVVLDGTTLTEPAVLIKTGAKKVEWNQKSNSVKILTRIEASDNLIEKFQETLTSKESGLVLIDTAHAELFKRYKNYLSRNNLQLNLDSTTLVFALTSVKNPQSVQVSAQNAVTKKTLKNIVGYLPGTTRKNEYVIFSAHYDHIGILNPVNGDSIANGADDDATGTTAVITLANYFKKQKKNARSLIFVAFTAEEIGGYGAQYFSKQLDPQQVTAMFNIEMIGKESQFGKNAGFITGYDKSNFGQIIQKNLVGSSYSFQPDPYLKENLFYRSDNATLARLGVPAHTLSTDKIDTDKLYHSVDDEFASLDIANMTNIIKAIAQAARSIIAGQDTPTRIKPEDVK; encoded by the coding sequence ATGAATTTTCGCATTAAATATTTTATTCTGATAAGTGCTTTCTCTTATTTTTTGCCCGGAAAATTAAACGCTCAAACCAATATTAACCCAGATGAAGTTAGCCGTATAGTAAAAACTTTATCGGCCGATAACATGCGGGGCCGGAAAGCTTTAACACCGGACATTGATAAAGCAGCAACATTTATTAGTGCAGAGTTTAAAAAAGCCGGCTTGCAAACCTGGCCAGGATTAAAGTCATTTGAGCAATCGTTTCCTGTTTATGAAATAAATTCCTTTAGTAGTTCTGTAGTACTAGATGGTACTACCTTAACCGAGCCAGCCGTATTAATTAAAACCGGAGCTAAAAAAGTAGAATGGAATCAAAAAAGTAATTCCGTCAAAATCTTAACCCGGATTGAGGCGTCTGATAATCTGATTGAGAAATTCCAGGAAACATTAACTAGCAAAGAAAGTGGTTTAGTTTTAATCGATACTGCCCACGCAGAATTATTTAAACGTTATAAAAACTATTTGAGCCGCAATAATTTACAATTAAATTTAGATAGTACCACCCTGGTTTTTGCGCTTACGTCTGTTAAAAATCCGCAGTCAGTTCAGGTAAGTGCCCAAAATGCAGTTACTAAAAAAACATTGAAAAATATAGTTGGGTATTTGCCCGGAACCACCCGCAAAAATGAATACGTTATTTTTTCGGCCCATTACGATCATATTGGAATTTTAAATCCGGTAAACGGCGATTCTATTGCCAATGGTGCCGACGATGATGCAACAGGAACTACCGCAGTAATTACCTTGGCTAATTATTTTAAAAAACAAAAGAAAAATGCCCGTAGCTTGATATTTGTAGCTTTTACCGCCGAAGAAATAGGCGGCTACGGCGCTCAGTACTTCTCAAAACAGTTGGACCCGCAACAAGTAACAGCCATGTTTAACATTGAAATGATCGGGAAAGAATCGCAGTTCGGGAAAAATGCCGGCTTTATTACAGGTTATGATAAATCCAATTTCGGGCAGATAATACAGAAAAACTTAGTGGGTTCAAGCTATTCTTTTCAACCCGATCCTTACCTAAAAGAAAACTTATTTTACCGTTCGGATAATGCCACTCTGGCACGTTTAGGTGTACCTGCCCATACTTTATCCACTGATAAAATTGATACCGATAAGTTATACCATTCGGTAGACGATGAATTTGCCAGCCTGGACATTGCCAATATGACCAATATAATAAAAGCCATTGCCCAAGCCGCGCGTAGCATTATTGCTGGACAGGACACTCCAACCCGCATTAAGCCGGAAGACGTAAAATAA
- a CDS encoding SDR family NAD(P)-dependent oxidoreductase, translated as MADKNFLVIGASSGIGAAMVQQLLNQKYQVFAISRRPPSFSATNNLIYVSWDVRQTPTAELLEQIPDTLHGLVYCPGTINLKPFHRLTANDFREEWEINVLGAVTMLQTFLPHLKKAGAAAVVLFSSVAAQTGMSFHASTASAKAAVEGLGKSLAAEWAGSRIRVNVIAPSLTNTPLAGNLLATPEKREAANKRHPLARTGTPEEVAALAIFLLTDQASWLTGQVFTIDGGLSALR; from the coding sequence ATGGCCGATAAAAATTTTCTTGTAATTGGGGCCAGCTCTGGCATTGGTGCCGCCATGGTTCAGCAATTACTTAATCAGAAGTATCAGGTTTTTGCTATCAGTCGGCGCCCACCTAGCTTTTCTGCTACCAATAATTTAATTTATGTCTCCTGGGATGTTCGTCAAACTCCTACTGCTGAGCTTCTAGAACAAATTCCAGATACCTTGCACGGTCTGGTTTACTGCCCGGGTACAATAAATTTGAAACCTTTTCATCGGCTTACCGCTAATGATTTTCGGGAAGAGTGGGAGATAAACGTTTTAGGTGCCGTAACCATGCTACAAACTTTTTTGCCCCACTTGAAAAAAGCTGGCGCCGCAGCAGTAGTACTTTTCAGTTCAGTAGCCGCTCAAACCGGAATGAGTTTTCATGCATCCACTGCTTCGGCCAAAGCCGCCGTAGAAGGATTAGGAAAATCGTTAGCCGCAGAATGGGCAGGCTCCAGGATTCGGGTAAATGTAATAGCTCCTTCCCTGACCAACACTCCCTTAGCCGGAAACTTACTGGCCACCCCCGAAAAACGCGAAGCTGCTAATAAGCGGCATCCGCTGGCACGAACCGGCACTCCCGAAGAGGTAGCGGCCTTAGCTATATTTTTACTCACCGATCAAGCCAGTTGGTTAACGGGTCAGGTGTTCACCATCGACGGTGGTTTATCGGCACTACGTTAA
- a CDS encoding sensor histidine kinase, whose product MSIRSRLTLTFTLLIAGILFVSFLIIYYSSEQYRKVEFYDRLHERGYIIAQLYLEQDEISNNSFEKIRRKFFQNLHQESIDIFDQDKKPRFIQDQYPFIAPLRAFDQIAKRKYIQFARGTRQGIGFLYQDNQGQFYIFVSAVDVTGHRKINNLRQVLIISFLAGSLVVFLIGRFFTFLVLNPVSEMVAEVNDIRITNLHRRLKEGNGQDEFGRLAKTFNQMLDRLETAFEMQQNFISNASHELRNPLTAISGEIEVTLSRERAPAEYKESLLTLQNEADRLEKLTKDLLNLAQTDYENSSQRSEKFLLDDLVLELKAEMDRLYPHNNIKVSFKNMPEQATVLEVTGNRDLLKAALLNVLENAHKFSNGKAVQLQLFYQNNLLHVQVQDQGIGIPPADLDKIFDPFYRAANARGIKGTGVGLALSQKIILRHHGQIQIASELNHGTLVQITLPAGS is encoded by the coding sequence ATGAGTATCCGTTCCCGCCTTACCTTAACTTTTACCTTATTAATTGCCGGAATTCTATTCGTTTCTTTCCTGATAATTTACTACTCTTCGGAGCAGTACCGCAAAGTAGAGTTTTATGACCGGCTACATGAACGCGGGTATATTATTGCGCAACTCTATCTGGAACAAGATGAAATAAGTAATAATTCTTTCGAAAAAATACGCCGCAAATTTTTTCAGAATTTACATCAGGAGTCCATTGATATTTTTGATCAAGATAAAAAACCACGTTTTATCCAGGATCAATATCCTTTTATTGCTCCATTAAGAGCTTTTGATCAAATTGCTAAACGTAAATATATTCAATTTGCGCGCGGTACCAGGCAAGGGATTGGGTTTTTGTATCAGGATAACCAAGGCCAGTTTTACATTTTTGTTTCGGCGGTAGATGTAACTGGCCACCGTAAAATAAATAATTTGCGCCAGGTGCTTATTATAAGTTTTTTGGCTGGTAGTCTGGTTGTATTTCTGATTGGTAGGTTTTTTACCTTTTTGGTATTAAACCCGGTTTCGGAAATGGTAGCCGAAGTAAACGATATCCGGATAACTAATTTGCACCGCCGGCTCAAAGAAGGTAACGGCCAGGATGAATTCGGACGATTGGCTAAAACCTTTAACCAGATGCTGGACCGCTTAGAGACTGCTTTTGAAATGCAGCAAAATTTTATATCCAACGCTTCCCACGAGCTTCGTAATCCGCTCACAGCCATTAGCGGCGAAATTGAAGTAACTCTAAGTCGCGAACGGGCACCAGCTGAATACAAAGAATCGTTATTAACGCTGCAAAACGAGGCCGACCGTTTAGAGAAGCTTACCAAAGATTTACTTAATCTGGCCCAAACAGACTACGAAAATAGCAGTCAGAGATCAGAAAAATTTCTTCTGGATGATTTAGTACTGGAATTAAAAGCTGAAATGGATCGCTTATACCCGCATAATAATATAAAGGTATCTTTCAAAAATATGCCCGAACAGGCAACTGTTTTAGAGGTAACCGGCAATCGCGATTTACTAAAAGCCGCCTTATTAAATGTGCTCGAAAATGCCCATAAATTCTCTAACGGAAAAGCGGTGCAATTGCAGCTATTCTATCAGAATAACCTGCTACATGTGCAAGTGCAGGACCAGGGTATAGGAATTCCACCGGCGGATTTAGATAAAATATTCGATCCTTTTTACCGGGCGGCTAATGCCCGCGGTATTAAAGGTACAGGGGTGGGTTTAGCCCTTAGCCAAAAGATTATTCTCCGCCATCACGGGCAAATTCAAATAGCTTCCGAATTAAACCACGGTACTTTGGTACAAATTACTTTACCAGCCGGTAGCTAA